AGTGGGGTTTTCTCTGCGTAAGAcagtggaggaaaaggaaaatggggTAGGGTGGGGACCAGAGCACATTTTAGACCAAGGAGGCCACATATTCAAGTGCTAGGTGACTTCACTGCTGTGAGGCAAAGGCCTGCCACTCCTCAAGGTTTCTGAAAGCTCTGACACATGCAGAGGCCTGGTGTGAGGAGGTGTTCTGGAAAGTGCCTGAGTTCTGGGTTTGGGTCGATCTGAAGTGGAGATACAGGAAGGACCATGAAAACAGCACtgcggtggtgggatgaattgggagattgggattgacatatatatacactaatatgtagaaaatattaactaataagaacctgctgtataaaaaaataaatttaatttaaaaattataaaaagaagaaaagcactgCCCGATAAAAATACAAAGTGAGGCACACGCGTGATTTCTCATTTCCTAGCagccatattaaaaatataaaaagaaacaggggatgttaattttaataagatattttatttaacctaagaTAAccccaaatattatcatttcatcaGTACATTTGCAGCACATCTCAGTTTAGAagtcacatttcaaatgctcagtggCCACAGGTGGCCAGCAGCTGCCTTACCAGACAGAGCGGGATTGGACAGCAGGTCAGCGCCAATGAGCAGGTGAATTTCAAGCTCCACCCTCATTCACAGGGAGAGCTTGAACTTTTCGTAGAACGGAAATTGAGTCCATTTAATCTGGATCTTAGGGGACAGGGAGATCTCACAGACCTCTGGTTTTGGGGTGACCATGTGCATGTTTGTATTCATAAAGTCTCCGTTCTCGGGAGCTGCCAGATGACAGGCACTCACCTAGTTCTCCCAAATTCTCACAAAAGCCTCAAGACAGTTATAGTTAATATCTATGAGTAAAATGTCAGAGCTGTGATTGGAACCCTGCTCTCTCTGGCTCCAAATCCCAGCAGATACATCAATGGAGCTCTCTATAACACGGGGTCTAAGTGTGTGCGTGCATATATCTCAAGAATAAGGAAGAAGTGTGCAGGTGGGGGCTGAGGCCAGCTGTAGGGGTCCCTGTGTCCCCTGGTAGCAGAGGGCCTTCTCACCAATTTGAGAGGTGGTGAGCTACCATCTAGAGTCAGGCCATGCGCAAGGGCTGTGTTTGGGATACAGGTGGAGACGCTGGGTTCTGTGGGCATCGTGCGCGTGGCACTGGAGGCGATCAATTCTCAGGAGGGGAACACAACAGCTATTTGTCCTCGGCGGTGAGGGACTGGGGTGTGACTGCCAGGTGGAATCTTGCCCCCTTGCCCTCCCCGCGTGCTGCCAGCGTGGCCGGGAGCTGGGAGCCCAGGCACAGCTCTCTGTCCTCCGCAGTCACGCCATGCCCCCAGCCCCTGTCTGGGCCACTTCCTCCCGGCCAGCAGCCAGGCTCTCGTGTGCTCCTGGTAGCTGAGCTGGGAGGGAGGCGCTGCCAGGATCCCAAGGCAAAGTCGCGCAGCAAAGGGAAGCGTGGCGCGGGCCTCGGACTCTCCCGTCCTGGCCAGCACAGGAAGAGCGCATAGGCCCAGGGTGGCAGCATGAGACTCGGAGAGGGCGGTCCCCTGCtcacggggtggggggcagggatcaGGGAGGAGCCACCCCAGACAGCCCGCTGACCGAGTGGAGCTTCCAATCTGAGCAGATTCTGTGCAGCTCCAGGTTTCAGCCAGATGAGGGGCCCCGGGGGAAGGAAATTGCACATGAGAAGTCGGAGAGCCCATGTGGTTGGGGGTTGTTACCTAAAGAGTTCTTCAGCCAacaaacgtttattgagcacatacgCGGTGCGAGCTCGGAGCCTCTTCCTGCCTCCACAGATGCTTCTGGGATTAACTAACTAATGGGTGTGGGGTGGccagcagggaagggggaggcaCCCACAAGATAACGGTAGAAACTTTGGCAATGGCCTTGCTCACCTCACCCCCTTTGCCCAGAGAGGAGCAGCAACCTCCTTAAGAGCTCGGAGTGGCCCAGACCTGATGGCTTCCCTTCACATTCCTTCCGAGCAACCTtcctgagtgcctgctgtgtgcggGTGCTGCACCCCCTGGGGGCACACAGAAtcttgccctcctggagcttacattctagggcCAAAGCGGACCCCAACAAGGCGCTCCTACAGGGCACATCCTATGGGAGAGCACGGAGGCTGGGCAGAGGGCTCTCTCTGAGCAGGGGAAAGGCCTCTGTAAAGACCTGCCATTTGGGCAGAGGCCAGAATGACTGCACTAAGGGGAAGTTGTGTGGACATGGGGACTGGGGGTCCCCGGCAGAGGGAAGAGCGAGTCGAAGGCCCTGAAACAGGGTTGTGTTAGAAGGCAGCGCGGCTGGGGCACACAAGCAGTGGGAGGGGTGGTGATGAGGTCAGGGGGGTGGACGGGGTCTCTACGCCTGGCCAAGAGTGTGGATTAACTCTCGGTGTCACGGGAAGGCAGAGGAGAGTTGACAGCAGAGGGGCGAGACTCCCTGATTTTTCTTGTTAAAGGATGGGCCCAACTGGTGTTGGAGGCAAGACtgaaggggcagggaggaggcagggaggccacagGGAGGCTGTTGTGGGGGTCTGGGGTGAGATCCTGGAGCTGGCCTGGGAAGGTCGTTGTGGAAGCCGTGAGATGTGGATGgattcaggacattttttgaagGTGGGGATTCTGGGAAGTGAGAGAAAGGAGAGCAACTTGGGGTCCTCGTGACCCCCTTGCCTATACATTTCTGAAGAGCGGGATGCAGTGTTCAGAAATTCGGCCTCCTCTGGGGTCCTTGGCTCTGGGGGCATCGCCATTAGACTGGGGGCTGCCCTGCCTGTTTCAgcctcccctcagcccccaggTTGGGCCCTTGCCTCCAGGTGAGAGAAAACTCCCATGCATCCCCCCTAccttccccctccacacacacacacacacacacacacacacacacacacacacacacacacacacacacacacacggggaaAAGGGGTGATTAAGCATCAGGACAGCGGGTGGGGCCCAGGCCTAGTGTGAGGGGCGTAGAAAGGGGTGGTGAGGCCTCAGGGTGGGCTTGTCTGTATTCTGTTGGAGCTGCCCTCGGCGTCAGGGGCCTGGGCCAAAAGGccctgcttctccctccccctccttacCTGGGTCCCCTCTGGGGCTTAGTCCCTGGCCTGTCCTCCCCAGGGAGCATGAGATGTGAGACGGGATGTGCCCTGACTGGTAGGGGCAGGGGTGGAGCCGGCCTGCTTTGGTTGCAGCCACCTGAGAAAAGCAAGCTGTGGCCGCTTCCTGGTCAGCCAGTCTCTCCAGGGCTCACGTGGGGACCAAGCTGAGCTGGTGACCCCAAGCTCAACAAGGGCTGTGCAGCGTCCTGTGGACCTCGACCCTGTCCCTGAGGAGCGTACCGGGAGGGGTCGCTGATCCGGGTCACTGATTCAGGGTCCTGCACCCCAACCCCCTCTCCATATCTAGGTTATGACTCCCAAAGGGACCTCCCCCCAGGAGATCTGGATGGGTGAGAGCCTGGATCTCCTGCTTCCAGAGCCCCTCAACCCTCCAGAAGGCGGCGTGGAGGTGGACATGCCAGGTTTGAAACCAAGCTCTGCCACTTgcctgctctgtgaccttgggtaagtcactcaTTGTCTCTCGGACTCAGtgtccttgtctataaaatggggatggtgaTCCAGATATCCCTCGCCATTAGGTTCATGGGAGGATTAACATCAGGGCTGCATATGCAGGTCCTTCGCTCTTACTTTCAGAGAATTTGAGAAAGGGCCAAGAGTCCAGAGGGCAAGGCGGCAGCTCCTGGCTCCCTCGAAGGGCTCCCCCAAGGCAGAAGGGGAAGCAGAGGCAATGAGGGCTGGGAAGGAGGCtgctgagaggaaggtacagcgATAGATGAGCAGAACAGCAGGTTTTATTCTGGGCGACCTGATCCCAGATACcctcatcccatcccatcccatcctcaTCTGTCTGCTTATTCCAAGCCTGGGGTCCACTGGGACAGGAGCTGGAGTCGGAAGGAAGGATGTGGCCATGGGTCGTGGCTGCTCTGTgcgtggggagagaagggaggatgAGGCCAGGGTTGGAACTGGAGCGGCAAAGAGAAGAGAGGGTGGGGGTCTGCGAGGACCAGGCCCCGGTTCTCCTGCCTTCCCTACCCTGACCCTCTGAGTCCAAGTGCTTGGCACTGGGGCCCACACACCTGGCACTGCTGAGCACCCCCCACCACTGCCTCGGAGGGGCAGACAGGTCTGTGTGCCCTTTCCCATCCgcccccctcacctgccccagccTTGAGACGGAGGCCACCTTACTCCCAGAAAAGAGGCTGGCACTGCCCAGCCGGACCCACCTGTGTGGGCCCTCAGTGCTGGTCCAGGATGAGGGGCACCCGGGCGCTGTCCACTTGCGGGGGCAGCCGCTCGCCTGTGCGCACGTTGAACATGGGCAGGGTTGAGAGTGGCCGGGGCACCTCTCGGCTAGCTGCCATCTGTCGCAGCTCCTCTGTATTCCCACGGATGGTACAATGGTGGACCATCTGGATACTGGGGACACAGGGCCAGCAGAATCATCAGCTCTAGGAGTCAGCACCCACTTTGGGGTCCAGCCTGGCATTATCTCTGAGCCACCCTGAAGTCTTCCCCGCCTACAATGTGTGGGGAGACACACACGGGATGGGTGGGGGAGGACAAACAGGAAGTTCTACGGTGTCAGCTTAGTGTCCAGTGACTGAGGCATGGGGTCTGGGTGCAGACATCCTGGATTCAAAGCTGTGTGTCCTTTGAAAGTTGCTTAAccactctgtgcttcagtttcctcaactgtaaaatggggatgataataatagaacctacctccaggattgttttggagattaaatgagaaaatgcaggctGGGTgtttagaaaagtgcctggcagaTGGTAAGAGTTCCTGAGATACTAAGACATGAATAGATACCTACAGTGGTATTTATTACCAGAAGCCAGTGTTTGCTGGGCTCtatattgtttttatattctgATGGTGATCCCCTGTGTCCCTTCTAGCAATCAGTTCCCTCTTCTAATATTCTCTCCCAGCACCGaacctccctccccgccccgtcATCCCCATCTTAGTCTGGCAAATCTACCTCCTTCACCTTTTCCTAGATTTGCCCAAGTTCTTTCCTGCTGGGCTTTGACTGCCTGTATTTTGGACCCTCAGACCTGGGCTCCACTCCCTCTGTAACTtgaccccctcccaccctgccccaggctgTCCCCAGCATTGCTTAGCTCCAGACACACTCAGAGTCTTGCTTCCTGTCTGTGTTTCGGACCAAGGCTCCTTGAGGCTGGAATGAGGTCCCACCCTCACCGGACTGGAAGCCCCAGCAGCGCCCAAAGGACTGACTACCACCCCCTTTAGTAAGTCCTACCTGAGCTCTAGCTCCAGTTTCCCCTAAGAAGGCTGAGCCTCGCTCTCATCTGACGTTCTCATGGGCTTGCTTTCTGCTGTCCGAACTTTAGTTCGTTTTGAGAAGTAGGGTagggtagcacagtggttaagcatgaGAACCTGCTTTGGGTCTGAGTGTGAGTTCCACTGCTTACTGGCTGTGTTACCCTgtgtaagttacttaacctctctgtgtcacCATTTCCTCGACTGTAATGCAGTTGTTGTATGAAGTAAGTGagttgatgcagaaaaaacatttacaTCTACTGGTCAGCATGCAGCAAAAGATAGCTATTATTGTGGGGAGACTTCCATGGCTATTATTATCGTTGGTGCTGTTTTATTGTAGTAGGCCCACTGATAAACTTGGCCTCCAGTGGAAGGATGTTTCCGAGCCCTTTTACATGAACCCACCCACATTTGTGGGCTCAGCCTggagaccttttcccagactacCTGCTGGGTCAGACAAACAACAGGGACTTTTCAGTACGGACAATAAGAACTGGTTTTCTTAAAGGGGTGGGGGCCCCAGGCAGGGTGGAAGCAATCCTACTTACTGCTGGATCACTGATCAAATCTGGGAGGAGGAAATGATCCCTACCCATGCCCGTGTCTCAAGTCGTGGACACAGACTCCAGTTAGAGCCTGAGAGATCAGACTACAGAAAAGTTTTTCTAGCTTCCTACTGAATGTGCCGGGGAGGGTCAAGATGAGCTATTGAGTCTGGAATTTGGCAAGCAGAGTTGTCCAAAACACAAGTTTCCATTAGCAGGCAAGGGGAGGCTGAGAGGGGACGGGAGCAGGAAGCGTGTGGCAGCGGAGGCAGCCTGGCAGGTAATGATCCCTCCGGTGGGGGAGGCCTTAGTTGATgggcctcctccccactcccagccccacatCCGGGTCTCATTACTCTAGTAACACACACAGGTGGAAAAACGTTCTGCGGACCGTTTTCCAGAGCAGCAGCAGAAGTCAGACCCGCGGTGCCCTCCTCCGCAGTCCTTCCACGTCAGCACTTGGGCAGAAAAACCAACTGGCAGGCATTCTCCCTctcacgcacgcacgcacgcacgcacgcacgcacgcacagcCCCTTGAGCCCTGATTCTGACACACAGATCACAGGAGAGGGTCGTTGGGCTGGACGTTGGGCTAGAGGATGTTCTGACCAATAAAATCTGATGTAGGTGAAAAACAGGCAGCAGAATCACAATTTTggatcatttgaaaaatgaacctgaacaggcagaaagaaaaaaaataggattttGTAGAAATAAATCAACACAAAATCCAAACCAACAAGGGCTGATAccacgcgcacgcgcacacaggGTAAAATTGCTTATTGACTCGAAACTGATGGAGGAAGCATAGTTTCCTGACACCAGCAGAGCTAGAAAGTTGACCCAGGAAAGGCAGACCTGGTGGAAGTAACTGGCCAGAAGAGAATCCCCGCAGTGGCAGGAGACGACACTCATCAAATTTGGCACAGGCCCccaaattgagaaataaaatccTCCTTGtaaaatttacatagaaaatcaCTGATCCCAGTGGGggaaaattctaccaaataaaaatgaaagcagaaaaaaaagcaaatctttTTCATTGCTTTGTGTAAAAAGTTGATCAAGGAATTAAATCGACTTAGATAGATCAAGGAATTACATTGATGTTCACTCAGGAACATTTATTCcccataaaaattcaaaaatgttgGTATAATTCTGAttctaaaaatgtattgtttaaccCAATGGATTTATATGGTGGGGTCAAAATGGGGGGGTTAAGGCGCCCTAGAGTCAGCTGGCGAGAACATACACACCCCGTGGGTCCACCTGCTTGGCTCACTCAGCCACAGCCCTTCTCCCCAGGCTCCCTGGCACGTCAGATGCCCACACTACCTGGCGTCTGCCCCACCCAGGGGGGAACAACGGGGCTCCTGTGACCCTCACAAGATTCTGGTGACCTCACAATGCTCCCCTGAGGTCACCACAGGGATAACCTTACCACCCTCTGCACCTGAGGCACAGCTCTGCTGAGGCCAGCGTGGGTGACCATCCTTAGCCCTCCTTCTGGCCACCCAGGGAGGGCAAGGCTCCAGCCAGAGCCCTACAGGGAAGCCTCTGAGGGAACCAGGAACTGGGACGCACCTCCTCCACCGAGGAGTAACTCAGGGGAGACTTCCAGCCACCATCCTGGAGGTCCTCGCACCCAGTTCCCTTCACTGGCCCCaggaagagatgaagaaagacaCTTCGCTGCCACCCCCATCTGGGCCCTTGGCCTCAAACAGTGCCCTGGGTGCAGTCCAGCAGGCCAGCACGTCCGGACTCCCGAGCAAGAGAGGGACTGGGTGCCACGCCTCCTCCAAAACCCACCGGAAGCCCAACATATCCAAAGTGATCCTGGGGGTCATGGTGAGCAAGGGGGCGCGCAAGCGCGTGTCCCTGGCTACCCTGAGGAAGGCCGTCGCCACCAGCGGCTACAACATGACCCGCAGCGCCTGGCGCTTCAAGCGAGCACTCAAGAGGCTGGTGGACAAGGGCATACTCAAGCAGGTGACAGGCAAGGGGGCCACAGGCTCCGTCTTCATGGCCAGCAAGCATGCCTCCAAGTTCAAAGAGACGGCAAAGAGACGGCAACGGCAGCGGCAGTGGCAGTCGGGGCAGCGCCGGCCTGGGCAGCGCCGGTTGCCCATGGGCTCCAAGCAGGGGCACAAGAAGCTCGCCAAGGGGGTTCGCAGGGCGGCCAAATGCTGCCACAGTTAACCAGGAAGGCTGGGCAAGCAGGGAGGGCTGCCAGGCCCGCCACAGGCTCAGTGCAGTGGGGATAAAAGGAGCCTAACATTTCACACCTGCCTCCTGGAATCTCTGGGGTTCAAGGGAGAGGGACAGAAAGAGGTCTGGAGGCACAGAGGACAGGTAAGGCCATGGGTGGGGAAAACCTGGGCAAAATAAGAGTGAGATAGATTTGGGAAGGGCTGGAAGGATTGAAAGCACCCAGATATTAGCTGGTCCAACCGCATCATcttgcaggtgaagaaactgaggccagaaagaGTCACAGTAACTGTGTGGCAGAAAGCAGCCTGGAACCCAAGTGTCTGACTCCCAGCGAAccgtggttgtgtgtgtgtgtgtgtgtgtgtgtgtgtgtgtgtgtgtgtgtgtgcacgcgctgGAAGCCTTTTAAGTTGCTTTCTAAAGTTGCTTCTCAAGCCCTTTCTCCCAGGGTGGCAGCAGATCCCTGAAGCTTGGCTAGGTCCCCTCTCCTGTCCCACTTTAGGCTCCTCCATGGAGAccagaaaatgagaaaaccaagCCAGGACAGGTCGGGCCCAGCGCCCAACAGCCGAGGGCTGGAGCGCACAGGCCGAGGGTAGCTTCATCATCCCAGAGTAATTTGGTTTGTCTGCTGCTCATGGAGGTTGGAGGGTCCAGCCTGCTAGTCTAGGAGacctcccacccagcccccaaATTTCCCCTACTCACTCAGAGGTGGCCAGGTCTCTCTTCAACCTGGAAAAACAAGGGAGGGGATTAGCTATTATCCACAATCCCTCCCGGTGCCAGGCCAGGCAAGgggcccttcctcccttcctggctGAGGACTCTGCTCCCTGAGGGATCTGGGTCCCCACGTGGCACCAGTGCCACAAGGAATCCCACAACGTGAGCACCAGCCCCAgtgccctccctgccctcagcccccaCACTCACCGTCCCTCCCGCCGGCAGCACATAACGTAGGCCAGGAGCAGGGTGAGCAGTAGGGCCACCAGCAGGGGCACCAGGAGGGTGACCAGTGCGTCGGTCAGGAATTCTCGGGCTGTGGCCTCGGTGGGTGGGCAGAAGAACGGGTCGTGCTCCAGGATCCCATCACCTGGCGTGGGTACCTCGTCTGCCGGCTCTGGCACTGACTTGTCCACCTGCTCAGAGAGCCCAGGGCTGACCCAGGAGTGGATGGCCAGACACAGAGAACCTCAGGGCGCAGGGCAGGAGTTCTGGGGCCAACCTGCTCCATGCAACTGCAGGGATTCCTCCTGCCTGGCCTCCCCCAGCTCATGTGACCGAGCAGAACAAGCACTGGTCTAGGTGCCAGGAAAGAAATTCTAGGAGAGGCAGGACCGCACAACGGTTAGAGCACAGCTCTCATGtctgactgcctgggtttgaatcctgtttCAGACAAGTGCTATGCTGCAATGACTTACCCCTAggtgcctcggttttctcatctgtaaagtagggacGCTAATAGTGGTACCTGTCTcctgggtggt
This sequence is a window from Pseudorca crassidens isolate mPseCra1 chromosome 19, mPseCra1.hap1, whole genome shotgun sequence. Protein-coding genes within it:
- the LOC137211588 gene encoding histone H1.9-like, which produces MKKDTSLPPPSGPLASNSALGAVQQASTSGLPSKRGTGCHASSKTHRKPNISKVILGVMVSKGARKRVSLATLRKAVATSGYNMTRSAWRFKRALKRLVDKGILKQVTGKGATGSVFMASKHASKFKETAKRRQRQRQWQSGQRRPGQRRLPMGSKQGHKKLAKGVRRAAKCCHS